TGCGCTCCCCGTCCGTGTCAATTTGAATTCGACCTGGACGTCCGAGCTTCCGGAGCCAAAGCCCCAGAACCAGCGTTTGAAGGGACTTCCGGGATGGATTTTGGCAATCAGGGTCTCGATCTGGAAGTCGCCGCCCGCGGTTCCGGTCTTGAAGAAATTCCGGGCCTGAATTTTTTCCTCCAGGTCTTGTTGGAGGCGCCGGCCCAGGAGCGCTTTTTCATCGTCCGAAATCGCGGCGCGCTCGCCGAAGCGGGGGTCGGAAACGGCAAGCGCCTTCAGGGAATCCGGCACAAGATCCGGCGAGCGGTAGCCGGCGCCGCCGTTATTCCTGATCTGAAGCTGGTCGAAATTCAGATTCCCGCTTGCGAAAGGCCGGGCGTGAGAAGCGCAGCCCGCGGCGAGGAAAGTCACGATGAGGATTGCGGCGGAATTTTTCATTTTCACCTTATCTGCGGATATTTCCGCGTTCACGCCAGAGCCGGTAAGCCCACAAGCCGGCCAGGCCAAAGCCCAGGAGGGTAAGGACCGGCACCGCCGGCTTCTTCTTCTCGCTGAAAGGATCCACGGCAAAATAAACCATTCGGCCTCCTCGGTTTGAAATGCGCTGCATGATACCGGACTTCTCTTCCCGGAAAAAAAATTACCAGCCTGTCTTCAATTTATTGAGCGCCTTTCGCAGTTTTTCCCGGTAATCGGGCTGTGTCCGCACAAGCGCCCCAATGAAGAACGCCGCGGCCCCGTAGCAGATCAGCAGCCAGGTCTGACGGCTGAAGTACAGGGGAAAAAACGGATTAAAGGCAAGCGCGATCAGCAGAAACCCCGTAGTCCAGTTTTTTTTGGGGAAATGCTTCCAGAACATGTGGGCAAGATACGCGGCATCGGCGAACAGCGCCAGCCGCAGCACCTGGTAATAACTGTACTGCAGGTAATAGACGGGCGCGAAAACCAGCAGCACGGCCGGGACAACGTAAAACCAGATGGACATCGTGGAAATCTTGGAATCGCTCATGCCTTTTCTCCTCAACGGGAACGCGTGAACTCCTCGACGCGAAGCACCGTCCAGCCGCGGGCCTCGAAGATGATTTTTTTTCTGACGACGACCTTTTCGTTCCGGTATTCG
This Verrucomicrobiia bacterium DNA region includes the following protein-coding sequences:
- a CDS encoding DUF4410 domain-containing protein, whose product is MKNSAAILIVTFLAAGCASHARPFASGNLNFDQLQIRNNGGAGYRSPDLVPDSLKALAVSDPRFGERAAISDDEKALLGRRLQQDLEEKIQARNFFKTGTAGGDFQIETLIAKIHPGSPFKRWFWGFGSGSSDVQVEFKLTRTGSAEPLAAYAYRRADGGVSLLGLNVTELSGKRHLEKAMDKAASAFVDFLDKAFKQPASGV
- a CDS encoding DUF6804 family protein translates to MSDSKISTMSIWFYVVPAVLLVFAPVYYLQYSYYQVLRLALFADAAYLAHMFWKHFPKKNWTTGFLLIALAFNPFFPLYFSRQTWLLICYGAAAFFIGALVRTQPDYREKLRKALNKLKTGW